A region from the Variovorax paradoxus genome encodes:
- the secD gene encoding protein translocase subunit SecD gives MNRYPVWKYAIIVIVLLVGLIYSLPNFFGEAPAVQVSAAKSTAKVDAATQSRVEEALKAAGLAPDLLTLEGGSLRARFATPDEQLKARDTVQRALVPDPADPPYVVALNLVSRSPAWLTALHAFPMYLGLDLRGGVDFLLQVDMKGAIDKKAESFASDLRTTFRDKGIRGTSVSRNGQTVEVSFRDAAALDAAKRLIQDQFQDLATTDSQDGSNWRLVASIKPEAARRLQDAALKQNITTLHNRINELGVAEPVIQQQGLDRIVVQLPGVQDTAKAKDILGRTATLEMRLVDESAEGRAAELSGGPVPFGSEKFLERNGRPVIVKKQVLVTGESLTDAQPGFDQQSNQPKVDLTMDAKGGRIMRDVSRENYKKRMAMLIFEKGKGEVLTAPSINGELGNRFQISGSMTVVEANDLALLLRAGSLAAPMEIIQERTIGPSLGADNIEKGFKSVMYGFLAIMVFMCAYYALFGLFSSIALAVNLMLLVAILSMLQATLTLPGIAAMALAIGVAIDSNVLINERVREELRNGASPQAAIHAGYDRAWGTILDSNVTTLIAGIALLAFGSGPIRGFAVVHCIGIVTSMFSAVFFSRGLVNFWYGQKKKLKTVSIGTVWRPKTNGTAVAEGK, from the coding sequence ATGAACCGTTATCCGGTCTGGAAGTACGCGATCATCGTGATCGTGCTGCTTGTGGGGTTGATCTATTCCCTGCCCAATTTCTTCGGCGAGGCGCCTGCGGTGCAGGTATCCGCGGCCAAGTCGACCGCCAAGGTCGACGCGGCCACCCAGAGCAGGGTCGAGGAGGCGCTGAAAGCGGCCGGGCTCGCGCCCGACCTGCTCACGCTCGAGGGCGGCTCGCTGCGCGCGCGCTTCGCCACCCCCGACGAGCAGCTCAAGGCACGCGACACGGTGCAGCGTGCGCTGGTGCCCGATCCGGCCGATCCACCCTACGTGGTGGCGCTGAACCTGGTTTCGCGTTCGCCGGCCTGGCTCACGGCGCTGCACGCGTTCCCGATGTACCTGGGCCTCGACCTGCGCGGCGGCGTCGACTTCCTGCTCCAGGTCGACATGAAGGGCGCCATCGACAAGAAGGCCGAATCGTTCGCGAGCGACCTGCGCACCACCTTCCGCGACAAGGGCATCCGCGGCACCTCGGTGAGCCGCAACGGCCAGACGGTCGAGGTTTCCTTCCGCGACGCGGCCGCGCTGGACGCGGCCAAGCGCCTGATCCAGGACCAGTTCCAGGACCTCGCCACCACCGACAGCCAGGACGGCAGCAACTGGCGCCTCGTGGCCAGCATCAAGCCCGAAGCCGCGCGCCGGCTGCAGGATGCGGCGCTCAAGCAGAACATCACCACGCTGCACAACCGGATCAACGAACTCGGCGTGGCCGAGCCGGTGATCCAGCAGCAGGGCCTCGACCGCATCGTGGTGCAGCTGCCCGGCGTGCAGGACACGGCCAAGGCCAAGGACATCCTGGGGCGCACCGCCACGCTCGAGATGCGCCTGGTGGACGAAAGCGCCGAAGGCCGCGCGGCCGAGCTGAGCGGCGGGCCGGTGCCCTTCGGTTCCGAGAAATTCCTCGAACGCAACGGCCGCCCCGTGATCGTGAAGAAGCAGGTGCTCGTCACCGGCGAGAGCCTCACCGATGCGCAGCCCGGCTTCGACCAGCAGAGCAACCAGCCCAAGGTCGACCTGACCATGGACGCCAAGGGTGGCCGCATCATGCGCGACGTGAGCCGCGAGAACTACAAGAAGCGCATGGCCATGCTGATCTTCGAAAAGGGCAAGGGCGAAGTGCTCACGGCCCCGTCGATCAACGGCGAACTCGGCAACCGCTTCCAGATCTCGGGCTCCATGACGGTGGTCGAGGCCAACGACCTCGCGCTGCTGCTGCGCGCCGGCTCGCTCGCCGCGCCGATGGAAATCATCCAGGAACGCACCATCGGTCCGAGCCTGGGCGCCGACAACATCGAGAAGGGCTTCAAGAGCGTGATGTATGGCTTCCTGGCCATCATGGTGTTCATGTGCGCCTACTACGCGCTGTTCGGCCTGTTCTCGTCGATCGCGCTGGCCGTCAACCTGATGCTGCTGGTGGCCATTCTCTCGATGCTGCAGGCCACGCTCACGCTGCCCGGCATCGCGGCCATGGCGCTGGCCATTGGCGTGGCCATCGACTCCAACGTGCTGATCAACGAACGCGTGCGCGAAGAACTGCGCAACGGCGCCTCGCCGCAGGCGGCCATCCATGCCGGCTACGACCGCGCCTGGGGCACGATCCTCGACTCCAACGTGACCACGCTGATCGCGGGCATTGCCCTGCTGGCCTTCGGCTCGGGCCCGATCCGCGGCTTCGCGGTGGTGCACTGCATCGGCATCGTCACCTCGATGTTCTCCGCCGTGTTCTTCTCGCGCGGCCTCGTGAACTTCTGGTACGGCCAGAAGAAGAAGCTCAAGACGGTGTCGATCGGCACGGTCTGGCGCCCCAAGACCAACGGCACCGCCGTGGCTGAAGGCAAGTAA
- the yajC gene encoding preprotein translocase subunit YajC: MFISSAFAQTAPAASGGGDMLSSLGSMLPLVLMFVVLYFVMIRPQMKRQKEARAMIEALAKGDEVATAGGVLGKITSIGDQYLGLEIANGVEVKIQRSAVVQVLPKGAVKP, from the coding sequence TTGTTCATTTCCTCTGCTTTCGCCCAAACCGCGCCCGCTGCTTCCGGCGGTGGCGACATGTTGTCCTCGCTGGGCAGCATGCTGCCCCTGGTGCTGATGTTCGTGGTGCTGTATTTCGTGATGATCCGTCCGCAAATGAAGCGCCAGAAGGAAGCCCGCGCCATGATCGAAGCGCTGGCCAAGGGCGATGAAGTTGCAACGGCCGGCGGCGTGCTCGGCAAGATCACCTCGATCGGCGACCAGTACCTCGGCCTCGAAATCGCCAATGGCGTGGAGGTCAAGATCCAGCGCAGCGCCGTGGTCCAGGTGCTGCCCAAGGGCGCTGTCAAGCCGTAA
- a CDS encoding indolepyruvate ferredoxin oxidoreductase family protein translates to MNAPLPEHIRKALETVTLDDKYSLDYGRAFMSGVQALVKLPMLQRLRDKQAGKNTAGFISGYRGSPLGGYDQALWKASKFLKEQNIVFQPGVNEELAATALWGTQQLGFSPAGTNRFDGVFGIWYGKGPGVDRCSDVFKHANMAGTTEWGGVIAVAGDDHISKSSTAAHQSDHIFKACGTPVFFPTNVQEILDLGIHAFAMSRFSGIWSGMKTIQEIVESSATAMIDPDRVEIVIPTDFQMPPGGLHIRWPDHALEQEARLMHYKWYAALAYIRANRLNHNVIEGPHDRFGIMASGKAYNDTRQALIDLGLDDATCRQLGIRLHKVGVVWPLEAQLTRDFATGLQEILVVEEKRQVIEYQLKEELYNWRADVRPTVLGKFNELDGDFSGGEWAMPNPTANTLLRANADLNPALIAKAIAQRLRKLGILEQAGADMRARIDAQMAILEAKERSMEVLKVGGVQGADRQPWFCSGCPHNTSTVVPEGSRAMGGIGCHFMATWMDRSTIGFTQMGGEGVPWVGQQPFTTDQHIFANLGDGTYFHSGLLAIRQSIAAGVNITYKILYNDAVAMTGGQQVGERPEGHSVLQIAESLHAEGAKKVVVVTDEPEKYEGVNIPGDHVQVKHRDLLDEVQLEFRQIAGTTAIIYDQTCATEKRRRRKRGTAVDPARRVVINELVCEGCGDCSVQSNCLSVEPLETEFGRKRTINQSSCNKDMSCLKGFCPSFVTVEGGQLKKKARDKADSPLALGALPEPAVPVLAQDQVWGIVVAGVGGTGVITIGQLLGMAAHIEGKGIVTQDAAGLAQKGGATWSHVLIGQSQDAIRTTRVGTAAADLILAADPLVAVNAETLARMREGRTHVALNTHSTPTAAFVRNANWVNPQDDCASQIARTIGADALGTFDADAAATTLMGDSLYANPMLLGFAWQKGWIPLALESLMRAIELNAVAVENNKTAFAWGRQAAAHPDELQKRLRPGQVIEFKKRETVESLVARRVEFLTGYQNAAYAGEYRQFVDKVRQAESALGKSALTETVARYLFKLMAYKDEYEVARLHTDRSFLDRVEGMFEGEMGKDFKLNYHLAPPVIARKNAKGELQKQKFGPWMLSGFRLLARLKGLRGTALDIFGRTEERKTERALIGEYRASIEEVIAGLAAENHALALEIASLPEQIRGYGHVKERNLAAARTRWSELLARWRNPQQSQRAAAA, encoded by the coding sequence ATGAACGCACCGCTGCCGGAGCACATCCGCAAGGCCCTCGAGACGGTCACGCTCGATGACAAATACAGTCTCGACTACGGGCGGGCCTTCATGAGCGGGGTGCAGGCGCTCGTCAAGCTGCCGATGCTGCAGCGCCTGCGCGACAAGCAGGCCGGCAAGAATACCGCGGGCTTCATCAGCGGCTACCGCGGCTCCCCGCTCGGCGGCTACGACCAGGCGCTGTGGAAGGCCAGCAAGTTCCTGAAGGAACAGAACATCGTCTTCCAGCCCGGCGTGAACGAAGAGCTGGCCGCCACCGCGCTCTGGGGCACCCAGCAGCTGGGCTTCTCGCCCGCGGGCACCAACAGGTTCGACGGCGTCTTCGGCATCTGGTATGGCAAGGGCCCGGGCGTGGACCGCTGCTCCGACGTCTTCAAGCACGCCAACATGGCGGGCACCACCGAATGGGGCGGCGTGATCGCGGTGGCGGGCGACGACCATATTTCCAAAAGCAGCACGGCCGCGCACCAGAGCGACCATATCTTCAAGGCCTGCGGCACGCCGGTGTTCTTTCCGACCAACGTGCAGGAAATCCTGGACCTGGGCATCCACGCCTTCGCGATGAGCCGCTTCTCGGGCATCTGGTCGGGCATGAAGACGATCCAGGAAATCGTGGAATCGAGCGCCACGGCCATGATCGACCCGGACCGTGTCGAGATCGTCATTCCCACCGATTTCCAGATGCCGCCCGGCGGCCTGCACATCCGCTGGCCCGACCATGCGCTCGAGCAGGAAGCGCGCCTCATGCACTACAAGTGGTATGCGGCGCTGGCCTACATCCGCGCCAACCGGCTGAACCACAACGTGATCGAAGGCCCGCACGATCGCTTCGGCATCATGGCCAGCGGCAAGGCCTACAACGACACCCGCCAAGCCCTGATCGACCTGGGCCTGGACGACGCCACCTGCCGCCAGCTGGGCATCCGGCTGCACAAGGTGGGCGTGGTGTGGCCGCTGGAGGCGCAGCTCACGCGCGACTTCGCCACCGGCCTGCAGGAAATCCTGGTGGTGGAAGAAAAGCGCCAGGTCATCGAGTACCAGCTGAAGGAAGAGCTCTACAACTGGCGCGCCGACGTGCGCCCCACCGTGCTCGGCAAGTTCAACGAGCTCGACGGCGATTTCTCGGGCGGCGAATGGGCCATGCCCAACCCCACCGCCAACACGCTGCTGCGCGCCAACGCCGACCTGAACCCGGCGCTGATCGCCAAGGCCATTGCGCAGCGCCTGCGCAAGCTCGGCATCCTGGAACAGGCCGGCGCCGACATGCGCGCGCGCATCGATGCGCAGATGGCCATCCTCGAAGCCAAGGAGCGCTCGATGGAAGTGCTCAAGGTGGGCGGCGTGCAGGGCGCCGACCGCCAGCCGTGGTTCTGCTCGGGCTGCCCGCACAACACCAGCACCGTGGTGCCCGAGGGCTCGCGCGCCATGGGCGGCATCGGCTGCCACTTCATGGCCACCTGGATGGACCGCTCCACCATCGGCTTCACGCAGATGGGCGGCGAGGGCGTGCCATGGGTGGGCCAGCAGCCCTTCACCACCGACCAGCACATCTTCGCGAACCTGGGCGACGGCACGTATTTCCACAGCGGCCTGCTCGCCATCCGCCAGAGCATTGCCGCGGGCGTGAACATCACCTACAAGATCCTCTACAACGACGCCGTGGCCATGACCGGCGGCCAGCAGGTCGGCGAGCGGCCCGAGGGCCACTCGGTGCTGCAGATTGCCGAGAGCCTGCATGCCGAGGGCGCCAAGAAGGTCGTCGTCGTGACCGACGAGCCCGAGAAATACGAGGGCGTGAACATTCCCGGCGACCATGTGCAGGTGAAGCACCGCGACCTGCTCGACGAGGTCCAGCTCGAATTCCGCCAGATCGCGGGCACCACCGCCATCATCTACGACCAGACCTGCGCCACCGAGAAGCGCCGCCGCCGCAAGCGGGGCACGGCCGTCGATCCGGCCAGGCGCGTGGTCATCAACGAGCTGGTCTGCGAAGGCTGCGGCGACTGCAGCGTGCAGAGCAACTGCCTGTCGGTCGAGCCGCTCGAAACCGAGTTCGGCCGCAAGCGCACCATCAACCAGAGCAGCTGCAACAAGGACATGAGCTGCCTCAAGGGCTTCTGCCCGAGCTTCGTCACGGTCGAGGGCGGGCAGCTCAAGAAGAAGGCCCGGGACAAGGCCGATTCGCCGCTCGCGCTGGGCGCGCTGCCCGAGCCGGCCGTGCCGGTGCTGGCGCAGGACCAGGTGTGGGGCATCGTGGTGGCCGGCGTCGGCGGCACGGGCGTCATCACCATCGGCCAGCTGCTGGGCATGGCGGCGCACATCGAGGGCAAGGGCATCGTCACGCAGGACGCGGCCGGCCTCGCGCAAAAGGGCGGCGCCACCTGGAGCCATGTGCTGATCGGCCAATCGCAGGACGCGATCCGCACCACGCGCGTCGGCACCGCCGCGGCCGACCTGATTCTGGCGGCCGATCCGCTGGTGGCCGTCAACGCCGAAACCCTGGCGCGCATGCGCGAAGGGCGCACGCACGTGGCGCTCAACACGCACAGCACGCCCACGGCCGCCTTCGTGCGCAATGCCAACTGGGTGAACCCGCAGGACGACTGCGCAAGCCAGATCGCGCGCACCATCGGCGCCGATGCGCTCGGCACCTTCGATGCCGATGCCGCGGCCACCACGCTGATGGGCGACAGCCTCTATGCCAATCCGATGCTGCTGGGCTTTGCCTGGCAAAAGGGCTGGATCCCGCTGGCGCTCGAGTCGCTGATGCGCGCCATCGAACTCAACGCGGTGGCGGTCGAGAACAACAAGACCGCCTTCGCATGGGGCCGCCAGGCGGCCGCCCACCCGGACGAGCTGCAAAAGCGCCTGCGCCCGGGCCAGGTCATCGAGTTCAAGAAGCGCGAAACCGTCGAAAGCCTGGTGGCGCGCCGGGTCGAATTCCTCACGGGCTACCAGAACGCGGCCTATGCCGGCGAATACCGGCAGTTCGTGGACAAGGTCCGGCAGGCCGAGTCGGCGCTGGGCAAAAGCGCGCTGACCGAAACGGTGGCCCGCTACCTGTTCAAGCTCATGGCCTACAAGGACGAGTACGAGGTGGCGCGGCTGCACACCGACCGCAGCTTCCTCGACCGCGTCGAAGGCATGTTCGAAGGTGAGATGGGCAAGGATTTCAAGCTCAATTACCACCTCGCGCCGCCCGTCATTGCCAGGAAGAACGCCAAGGGCGAGCTGCAGAAGCAGAAGTTCGGCCCCTGGATGCTCTCGGGCTTCAGGCTGCTGGCCCGGCTCAAGGGGCTGCGCGGCACGGCCCTGGACATCTTCGGGCGCACCGAAGAACGCAAGACCGAGCGCGCGCTCATCGGCGAGTACCGCGCAAGCATCGAGGAGGTGATTGCGGGCCTCGCCGCCGAGAACCATGCGCTGGCGCTGGAGATCGCGAGCCTGCCCGAGCAGATCCGCGGCTACGGCCATGTGAAGGAGCGCAACCTCGCCGCCGCCCGCACCCGCTGGAGCGAGCTGCTCGCCAGGTGGCGCAACCCGCAGCAGTCGCAGCGCGCCGCCGCCGCGTGA
- a CDS encoding Lrp/AsnC family transcriptional regulator, with amino-acid sequence MESIDKFDLAILQELQADGRLTNAELAQRVGLSAAPCWRRVRALEEAGFIKGYHAEIDRHKIGLGVLAFVRVDTERVTNDATQKLEDAIRELPEVVACHYISGTGTFELQVVAQDLDSFSAFARQHLMNLPNVKDLHTSFSLGEVKASSAWPLGHLAR; translated from the coding sequence ATGGAAAGCATTGACAAGTTCGACCTCGCAATCCTGCAAGAACTGCAGGCCGACGGCCGCCTCACCAACGCCGAGCTTGCGCAGCGCGTGGGGCTCTCGGCCGCGCCCTGCTGGCGCCGGGTGCGCGCGCTGGAGGAGGCGGGGTTCATCAAGGGCTACCACGCCGAGATCGACCGCCACAAGATCGGGCTCGGCGTGCTCGCTTTCGTGCGCGTGGACACCGAACGCGTCACCAACGACGCCACCCAGAAGCTCGAGGACGCGATCCGCGAGCTGCCCGAAGTGGTGGCCTGCCACTACATCAGCGGCACCGGCACCTTCGAGCTGCAGGTGGTGGCGCAGGACCTGGACAGCTTCTCGGCCTTCGCGCGGCAGCACCTCATGAACCTGCCGAACGTGAAAGACCTGCACACCAGTTTCTCGCTGGGCGAGGTGAAGGCCAGCAGCGCCTGGCCGCTCGGGCACCTGGCACGCTAG
- a CDS encoding basic amino acid ABC transporter substrate-binding protein, with protein MNSIRRALALGLAAATLAFGAQAQNRELTVASSATYAPFAFENKDKQIVGFDIDIINAIAKQQGLKIKVVNTPFTGIFGALNNGDVDLVISGVTINEKRKQSYDFTPPYFAARQLIALPKGSTVASLKDLAGKKIAVVSASTADDIASREFGKTSPNIRRFESTPLIISELAGGGVDAAMGDNGVIAYRVAQNPELKTLDDKSFPEEGFGIVVKKGDKALLDKLTAGLAAIRADGSYATIYKKWFNKDPNAR; from the coding sequence ATGAACTCCATCCGCCGCGCCCTGGCGCTCGGCCTTGCCGCCGCCACGCTCGCCTTCGGCGCCCAGGCCCAGAACCGCGAACTCACCGTGGCTTCCAGCGCCACCTACGCACCCTTCGCCTTCGAGAACAAGGACAAGCAGATCGTCGGCTTCGACATCGACATCATCAACGCCATCGCCAAGCAGCAGGGCCTGAAGATCAAGGTCGTCAACACGCCGTTCACAGGCATCTTCGGCGCGCTCAACAACGGCGACGTCGACCTCGTGATCTCGGGTGTCACCATCAACGAGAAGCGCAAGCAGAGCTACGACTTCACGCCGCCGTATTTCGCGGCGCGCCAGCTGATCGCGCTGCCCAAGGGCAGCACGGTGGCCTCGCTGAAGGACCTCGCGGGCAAGAAGATCGCCGTGGTGAGCGCCTCCACCGCTGACGACATCGCCTCGCGCGAGTTCGGCAAGACCAGCCCGAATATCCGCCGCTTCGAGAGCACGCCGCTCATCATTTCCGAGCTGGCCGGCGGCGGCGTCGATGCCGCCATGGGCGACAACGGCGTGATCGCCTACCGCGTGGCGCAGAACCCGGAGCTCAAGACGCTCGACGACAAGTCCTTCCCCGAGGAGGGCTTCGGCATCGTCGTGAAGAAGGGCGACAAGGCGCTGCTCGACAAGCTCACGGCCGGCCTGGCCGCGATTCGCGCGGACGGCAGTTACGCCACGATCTACAAGAAGTGGTTCAACAAGGACCCGAACGCCCGATGA
- a CDS encoding amino acid ABC transporter permease has translation MEQPILLFGWFRWDILVEYKDLFWQGAWMTLRMTVVCVLLGSSWGLCLALARLARPRHAPWSWVARFFLRWPATVYVSFFRGTPLFVQILLIHFAVMPVFIHPATGLLISGDLARELKQEHGALISGVVALTLNSAAYISEVFRAGIQSISRGQFDAGRSIGFTPLQVMRYVVLPQAFRRMLPPLGNNAIALLKDTSLVSAIGLAELAYAARTVAGAYARYWEPYLAISVVYWVMTLVLTTMLRRLEHRLARSDRG, from the coding sequence ATGGAACAGCCGATCCTGCTGTTCGGATGGTTCCGCTGGGACATCCTGGTCGAATACAAGGACCTGTTCTGGCAAGGCGCCTGGATGACCTTGCGCATGACCGTGGTGTGCGTGCTGCTGGGTTCGAGCTGGGGCCTGTGCCTGGCGCTCGCGCGGCTCGCCCGGCCGCGCCATGCGCCCTGGAGCTGGGTGGCGCGCTTCTTCCTGCGCTGGCCCGCCACGGTGTACGTGAGCTTCTTCCGCGGCACGCCGCTGTTCGTGCAGATCCTCTTGATCCACTTCGCGGTGATGCCGGTGTTCATCCATCCGGCGACCGGCCTCCTGATCAGCGGCGACCTGGCACGCGAGCTCAAGCAGGAGCATGGCGCGCTCATTTCGGGCGTGGTGGCGCTCACGCTCAATTCGGCGGCCTACATCTCCGAGGTGTTCCGCGCCGGCATCCAGTCGATCTCGCGCGGGCAGTTCGACGCCGGCCGCTCGATCGGCTTCACGCCCCTGCAGGTGATGCGCTACGTGGTGCTGCCGCAGGCCTTCAGGCGCATGCTGCCGCCGCTGGGCAACAACGCGATCGCGCTGCTGAAGGACACCTCGCTGGTCTCGGCCATCGGGCTGGCCGAGCTGGCCTACGCCGCGCGCACGGTGGCGGGCGCCTATGCGCGCTACTGGGAGCCGTACCTCGCGATCTCGGTGGTGTACTGGGTGATGACGCTCGTGCTGACGACGATGCTGCGGCGGCTCGAACACCGGCTGGCGCGCAGCGACAGGGGATGA
- a CDS encoding MFS transporter — protein MPPISPEETPIPPARPQPPKFAALEPLKLPVFRMLWSTWLIANICMWMNDVAAAWMMTSLTTSPIWVALVQSASTLPVFLLGLPSGALADILDRRRWLVATQFWLAGTAIVLCAAIAMDMMTAPLLLALTFANGIGLALRWPVFAAIVPELVPRPQLPAALGLNGIAMNASRIVGPLTAGMLIASAGTVWVFALNAVLSVASGFVVLRWRREHTPNPLGREKLISAMRVGVQFVWQSHRMRAVLSRITIFFFHSTALLALLPLLARNLKGGGAATFTLLLAAMGAGAIIAVLFLPRLRQALGRDQLVLRGTLLQSLATAVMAFAPNAWVAVPAMFFGGMAWITVANSLSVSAQLALPDWVRARGMSTYQMAIMGASAIGAALWGQVATVTALNLSLAIAAVSGSLLMLVALRWVTDGIGEDDTRPAEAGWAAGPPAEAPQEDGRVVITVEYLIEPARAAAFHLVMQQTRRARLSQGAIGWELLHDIGQPSRYVEQIVDDSWTDHLRRFNRATASDMALRERRLAFHVGETQPVVTRYIVRR, from the coding sequence ATGCCACCGATATCCCCCGAAGAGACACCCATTCCCCCGGCCCGGCCGCAGCCACCGAAGTTCGCGGCGCTCGAGCCGCTCAAGCTGCCCGTGTTCCGCATGCTGTGGAGCACCTGGCTCATCGCCAACATCTGCATGTGGATGAACGACGTGGCGGCGGCGTGGATGATGACCTCGCTGACCACCTCGCCCATCTGGGTGGCGCTGGTGCAGTCGGCCTCCACGCTGCCGGTGTTCCTGCTGGGCCTGCCCAGCGGCGCGCTGGCCGACATCCTCGACCGCAGGCGCTGGCTGGTGGCCACGCAGTTCTGGCTGGCGGGCACGGCCATCGTGCTGTGCGCGGCCATTGCGATGGACATGATGACCGCGCCGCTGCTGCTCGCGCTGACCTTTGCCAACGGCATCGGCCTGGCGCTGCGCTGGCCGGTGTTCGCGGCCATCGTGCCCGAGCTGGTGCCGCGGCCGCAATTGCCGGCCGCGCTGGGCCTGAACGGCATCGCGATGAACGCCTCGCGCATCGTCGGCCCGCTCACGGCCGGCATGCTGATCGCGAGCGCGGGCACCGTGTGGGTGTTCGCGCTCAACGCGGTGCTGTCGGTGGCTTCGGGCTTCGTGGTGCTGCGCTGGCGGCGCGAGCACACGCCCAATCCGCTGGGCCGCGAGAAGCTCATCAGCGCGATGCGCGTGGGCGTGCAGTTCGTCTGGCAGTCGCATCGCATGCGGGCCGTGCTCTCGCGCATCACCATCTTCTTCTTCCACTCCACGGCCCTGCTCGCGCTGCTGCCGCTGCTGGCGCGCAACCTGAAGGGCGGCGGCGCCGCCACCTTCACGCTGCTGCTGGCCGCGATGGGCGCGGGCGCGATCATCGCGGTGCTGTTCCTGCCGCGGCTGCGCCAGGCGCTGGGGCGCGACCAGCTGGTGCTGCGCGGCACGCTGCTGCAGTCGCTCGCCACCGCGGTGATGGCCTTCGCGCCCAACGCATGGGTGGCGGTGCCTGCGATGTTCTTCGGCGGCATGGCGTGGATCACGGTGGCCAATTCGCTCTCGGTCTCGGCGCAGCTCGCGCTGCCCGACTGGGTGCGCGCGCGCGGCATGTCGACCTACCAGATGGCGATCATGGGCGCGAGCGCGATCGGCGCGGCGCTCTGGGGCCAGGTGGCCACGGTCACGGCGCTGAACCTGAGCCTTGCCATTGCCGCCGTCAGCGGCAGCTTGCTGATGCTCGTGGCCCTGCGCTGGGTGACCGACGGCATCGGCGAAGACGACACCCGCCCCGCCGAAGCCGGCTGGGCCGCCGGCCCGCCGGCCGAAGCGCCGCAGGAAGACGGCCGCGTGGTGATCACGGTCGAATACCTGATCGAGCCGGCGCGCGCGGCGGCCTTTCACCTTGTGATGCAGCAGACGCGCCGCGCGCGCCTGAGCCAGGGTGCCATCGGCTGGGAGCTGCTGCACGACATCGGGCAGCCCAGCCGCTACGTGGAGCAGATCGTCGACGACTCGTGGACCGACCACCTGCGCCGCTTCAACCGCGCCACCGCCAGCGACATGGCGCTGCGGGAACGCCGGCTCGCGTTTCACGTCGGCGAAACACAGCCCGTTGTCACGCGCTACATCGTGCGGCGCTGA
- a CDS encoding cytochrome C oxidase subunit IV family protein, whose translation MNPVTGQQHPIGLYLKIWGLLFVLSTMSYLVDYFHFQGYLRWALIITFMLLKAGLIVAVFMHMAWERMSLVYAILVPPLCLLVLVGLMAAEGGHTFLTRLQFFH comes from the coding sequence ATGAATCCTGTCACGGGCCAACAACATCCGATCGGCCTCTATCTCAAGATCTGGGGGCTGCTGTTCGTGCTCAGCACGATGTCCTACCTGGTCGACTACTTCCATTTCCAGGGGTACCTGCGCTGGGCCCTGATCATCACCTTCATGCTGCTGAAGGCGGGGCTGATCGTCGCGGTCTTCATGCACATGGCCTGGGAGCGGATGTCGCTGGTCTATGCCATCCTGGTGCCGCCCCTATGCCTGCTGGTCCTGGTCGGGCTGATGGCAGCGGAGGGCGGCCACACCTTCCTGACGCGGCTGCAGTTCTTCCACTGA
- a CDS encoding heme-copper oxidase subunit III family protein, producing the protein MNDTATIAAAPPLSQAIAASGWRGLIADWSSDRQAFHVSWGKAMMWIFLLSDTFVFSCFLTGYMTVRVSTTVAWPNPSEVFALHVGGADIPLLLIAIMTFVLITSSGTMAMAVNFAYRGDRVNAATLMLVTATLGELFVGMQAFEWSKLILEEGVRPWGNPMGAAQFGSAFFMITGFHGLHVSAGVVFLFTVAFKLMRGDYDKAGNYQIVEIAGLYWHFVDLVWVFIFALFYLW; encoded by the coding sequence ATGAACGACACCGCAACGATCGCAGCTGCGCCGCCCTTGAGCCAGGCCATCGCCGCAAGCGGCTGGCGCGGGCTGATTGCCGACTGGTCTTCCGACCGCCAGGCGTTCCACGTCTCGTGGGGCAAGGCGATGATGTGGATCTTCCTGCTCAGCGACACCTTCGTCTTCAGCTGCTTCCTGACCGGCTACATGACGGTGCGCGTCTCGACCACCGTGGCGTGGCCCAACCCGAGCGAGGTGTTCGCGCTCCACGTGGGGGGCGCCGACATCCCGCTGCTGCTGATCGCGATCATGACCTTCGTGCTCATCACCAGCAGCGGCACGATGGCAATGGCCGTCAATTTCGCCTACCGCGGCGACCGCGTGAACGCCGCCACGCTGATGCTCGTGACCGCGACCCTCGGCGAACTCTTCGTCGGCATGCAGGCCTTCGAGTGGTCCAAGCTGATCCTCGAAGAGGGTGTGCGGCCCTGGGGCAACCCGATGGGCGCGGCGCAGTTCGGCTCGGCCTTCTTCATGATCACGGGCTTTCATGGGCTGCACGTCTCGGCCGGCGTGGTCTTCCTGTTCACCGTGGCCTTCAAGCTGATGCGCGGCGACTACGACAAGGCCGGCAACTACCAGATCGTCGAGATTGCCGGCCTGTACTGGCACTTCGTGGACCTGGTGTGGGTGTTCATCTTTGCGCTGTTCTATCTCTGGTGA